Below is a window of Tolypothrix bouteillei VB521301 DNA.
GTACCTTATTACGACGCGCTGTCCTGGTATTCCCAAAATTTGCTAAATCTTTATTAAGACTAGTTTGCGAATGGAAGAATTGTACTTCTTCAATCGCCTTACTAGAAGAGCGTCTAACAACAAACGCCAAGCATGGTACGAAAGAATACAGGGGTCGAAAATATTAATAAAACTGTTAAGATTTCTACTTTTAAGAGCAACTATAGTCCAGTGTAGTTTTAAGTAACTTTTGATATCTTGAAGAGGCAAAATATCTTGACGGTATTTTTCATCGACTAAAGCATGAATTTTTTCCTTCATTAAAATATTTGTGTCTAACCTAACTTTGAGGGAAATTTTTTGATCGTAACCTCCAGTCCAGACAGTACGATAAGCAAGACATTGATTGAGAAAAATAGCATCCCCATGTTGGGCAATGCGAATCCAAGAATCAATATCATCACAACTCGTTAATTTGACATCCCACCCTCCAGTTTGTAGGAAAGCCTCACGGTTGCAAGCAACTTGAACGGGTGTACCAAAAGGTATAAGTTCTAGCAACATGCCGTAATGAATGTCTGTTTGCGGGACGTAGTAGGCTAGCCCCGGACCGACAACAGGCGTGCGGCTCTTTTCAACTCCGTTTATATCTACCTGAGCCGCAATGCAAGAGCAGATGACTGCGCTTTTTCGCAGTGCGATCGCCCTGACCATTTCTTCCAAACAGTTGGGACTTAAGTAATCGTCATCATCCAAAAACTTAATCCAGTCTCCACTGCTGGCTTTGACTCCAGCGTTGACTGTTGCTGCATGACCTTGATTGACCTCATTGCGATGATAAACAAGGCGTGGTAAATTGTCATGGCATGACAGTTCAGCGCTTAAGCTTTTCATATAATCTTGGGTGCCATCTAGCGAACAGTCATCAGCAACAACCAGCTCGCATGGGAACGTCTGGTTGAGTACGGAGTTAATCGCTCGTTGCAACAACGTTAAACGGTTGTAGGTCGTAATAACGACGCTGAATTTCATAAATCGGATTCTCGCGACGATTGCCCTCTATAGTCCATTTTCCATCTAGCACCGTTATACTTGGTAAGTGCTCCCACTAAAATAACTAGACTGAATGCTAGTTGTCGATTTATTATTGTTGATTGTGAGTTTTTGCACCAAATATGAACGCTCAGCAGATCATCCGCTCTATAGAAGCGGAGCAGCTTAAATCTAATTTGCCCCAAATATTTGTGGGTGACACAGTCAGAGTCGGAGTTAAAATTAAGGAAGGCGACAAGTATCGCGTCCAGCCCTATGAGGGAGTTGTTATTTCCATACGGAATGGTGGGATTAACGAAACTATTACAGTTCGTCGCGTATTCCAGGGTGTAGGCGTCGAACGAGTATTTTTAGTCCATTCCCCACGGATAGACAACATCAAAGTACTGCGTCGTGGGAAAGTTAGGCGTGCTAAGCTTTACTATCTACGCAATCGTGTAGGTAAAGCGACCCGGATCAAGCAACGCTTCGATCGCCCTCTGTAACATCAACAGGCAGGAAACTTTGGGAGAAAGCTCGACAAAAAAGCGGCTTTAGCCGCCATAAAGAGTTCCATCGACCAAAGTTAACTAAACAAGTAGCCAATTTGTGTTATCCTAGTGTAAGCTAGTGATGGTAACTTAATAAGCAACAGCTTGTGCGCTCTTAGTTCAGTTGGTAGAACGCAGGTCTCCAAAACCTGATGTCGGGGGTTCAAGTCCTCCAGGGCGCGCTGTCAGCTAAGACAATGCCCGAAACTAAAGCAGTATCTGCTGGGTTAGCAGTATGACTTATAGATTTCGGGTATAGTTTTTGTGTTTGTAGCAAGTCGCTTCAAACAAGCTGGAGCTGTTACAAAAAAAGTAATAGGCAGCGTGTATGTAATGAACGGGGGAGGAGCGCGATCGTGGCCAAAAAAAATGAAGCAGAAATAGCGGAAACAACCAACTCTTTAGGACTTCCGAGCTTCTTCCAAGGACTCAAGGAAGAATTTGATAAGGTGGTTTGGCCTAGTCGGCAGCAGCTCGTGAGCGAATCAGCCGCTGTTTTGTTAATGATGGCACTGTCCGCATCCCTAATATTTCTAGTAGATAAATTTTTTACTTGGGCAGCACAACAGGTGTTCTGATGACTTATGCAACAGACGGTGAGCGTGATGCAACGCTACAGTCAGACGATACCGCAGATTCAGCGCTAGGCGCTTCCAAAGAAGCTCGCTGGTATGCAGTTCAAGTCGCTTCTGGTTGCGAGAAGCGAGTCAAGACAAATTTAGAGCAGCGCATTCAAACCTTTGATGTAGCTGATAAAATTGTTCAGGTGGAAATCCCACATACACCAGCAGTCAAAATCCGCAAGGATGGTTCTCGCCAGCATACAGAGGAAAAAGTATTTCCCGGTTATGTCCTTGTCAGAATGCTGATGGATGATGACACTTGGCAGGTAGTACGCAACACATCTCACGTGATTAATTTCGTGGGAGCAGAGCAAAAGCGTGGAAGTGGCAAAGGTCGCGGTCACGTAAAGCCTGTACCATTGAGCCATACAGAAGTCGAAAGAATCTTCAAGCAGACCAGCGAGCAGGAAGCAGTTGTCAAAATTGACATGGCTGCAGGTGATAAGATAAAAGTGCTTTCGGGTCCGTTTAAAGACTTTGAAGGTGAGGTGATTGAAGTCAGTCCTGAACGGAGTAAGCTTAAAGCTCTGCTTTCGATTTTTGGGCGGGATACACCAGTAGAATTGGAATTTAATCAGGTAGAGAAACAGAGCTAATCAAACATGGCGAAAAAAGTAGTTGCGGTCATTAAGTTGGCCCTAAATGCTGGGAAAGCCAACCCAGCACCGCCAGTTGGTCCTGCATTGGGTCAGCATGGCGTGAACATTATGATGTTTTGTAAGGAGTACAACGCCAAGACGGCAGAGCAAGTTGGAACGGTCATTCCGGTAGAAATTTCGGTATATGAAGACCGGAGTTTTACCTTCGTTCTCAAGACTCCGCCGGCTTCGGTACTTATTACTAAAGCAGCAAAAATTGAAAGAGGCTCCAGCGAACCAAATAAAAAGAAAGTTGGTTCCATTACAAAAGAACAATTGCGTCAAATTGCCCAAACAAAATTGCCCGACCTCAACGCCAACGATATCGACGCGGCGATGAAAATTATCGAAGGCACTGCCAAAAATATGGGCGTAACAGTCAAAGATTAGTTAGTGGCAAGCCGTTAATAGTTAGTGGGAAAGAAAACAACTAACAACTAGCAACTAGCAACTAACAAACAAATAACAAAAATTATCGGGGGAGAGGCGAATGCTTCGTAAGAAACCCCAGGAGAGCGAAATGGCGAAAAAAGTATCGCGCCGCTTGCAGGCGCTTCTAGAAAAAGTAGAAGACAAAGATTATCAGCCCTTAGACGCATTAGCGCTGCTGAAAGAAACAGCTACAGCAAAGTTTTCGGAAGCAGCAGAAGCACACATCAGATTGGGCATTGACCCCAAATACACCGACCAACAACTGCGGACAACTGTGGTATTGCCCAAAGGAACAGGGCAAACAGTGCGGGTAGCGGTGATTGCCAGAGGTGAAAAAGTTACAGAAGCCAGCAATGCAGGCGCTGACGTTGTCGGTTCGGAAGAACTGATTGACGAAATTCAAAAAGGCAGAATGGACTTTGACAAGCTAATAGCGACACCTGATATAATGCCACAGGTAGCAAAGCTAGGTAAGTTACTCGGTCCTCGCGGTTTGATGCCATCCCCCAAAGGTGGAACAGTTACATTTGACATCGCAAGTGCGATCGGGGAATTTAAAGCAGGTAAACTAGAATTCCGAGCTGACCGTACTGGTATCGTCCATGTTATGTTTGGTAAGGCATCCTTCACACCAGAAGATTTACTGGTAAACTTGAAAGCGTTGCAAGAAACCATCGATCGCAACCGTCCTTCAGGAGCAAAAGGTCGTTACTGGCGAACAATGTACGTATCCGCTACAATGGGACCTTCTATTAAAGTCGATGTCAACGCCCTACGGGATTTGAAACAGGCTGAAGGTGTATAAATGGCTAATGGCTAATGGCTAATGGCTAATGGCTGATGGCTAATAAAAAACTAACGATTAGCAGTTAGCTATTAGCTATTAGCAATTCAAAATTAAATACAGCGACAGCCGGAGACAGCAGGTGCTATTTGCTTAATATCCTGCCGAGGTTTGCGTCTTAAATGCTAAAAGTACATCCTAAAAAGGCTTTATGTACTGTGGTGTAAAGACGATGAAGTAAAGACTTATTGTTAAAAGTGTCTTTACTACAAAACCCCGGCTGCGAGAGCTGGGGTTTATTGTTTTTGTAGCTAATTACTAATAGCTATTCGCTAATGGTAAAAGCACAATTAGCTATTAGCTATTAGCAAAATAAGGAGGTGATTAAGATGCCAAGATCCATAGAAGACAAACACGCTATAGTAGCAGATCTCAAAGAAACTTTGAGTGAGTCGCAACTAGCAATAGTCATTGACTATCAAGGGTTAACAGTTTCAGAAATTACAGACTTACGGAGACGCTTGCGTCCTGCGGGAACTGTCTGTAAGGTAACCAAAAACACTCTCATGGGTATTGCCATTAAAGACCAAGAAAAATGGCAACCACTAGAAGAACTGCTCAAAGGTTCTTCTGCCTTTTTGTTAGTTAAAGAGGATTTCTCTGCAGCAATTAAGGCGTACCAAGATTTCCAGAAAGCCACCAAGAAAACAGAAGTTCGTGGCGGCGTCATGGAAGGTCGCTTGTTGAAAGAGCCTGATATCAAAGCTTTGGGAGATTTGCCATCCAAAGAGCAACTCATGGCACAAATTGCTGGAGCCATCAATGGTTTGGCTACCAAGATTGCTGTTGGCATCAACGAAGTTCCAGGTTCTCTCGCTCGTGCTTTACAAGCTGTCGCTGATAAAGAAAAAGGCGACGGTGAAACTGAAAGTGCTTCTTAGTTAGTAGTTGGTAATTAGTAGAAACGAAATAACTAACAACTAACCATTAATCAATCAACATTACAGGAGTCATAAACAATGTCCGCAGTAACTGATGAAATTTTGGAGAAATTGAAATCACTCACTTTGCTGGAAGCATCTGAGTTAGTCAAGCAAATTGAAGAAGCCTTTGGCGTAAGTGCTGCTGCACCCGCAGGTGGAATGATGATGATGGCTGCACCCGGTACTGGTGCTGCGACTGCTGAAGCAGTAGAAGAGAAGACCGAGTTTGACGTTATTCTGGAAGCAGTTCCTGCTGATAAGAAGATTGCCGTACTTAAAGTTGTACGTGAATTGACCGGTTTGGGTCTGAAAGAAGCAAAAGACTTGGTAGAATCTGCGCCTAAGCCAGTTAAGGAAGCGATCGCTAAAGATGCTGCTGAAGCTGCTAAGAAGCAAATCGAAGAAGCTGGCGGTAAGGTTACTGTTAAGTAATTTTTGATTTGTCAGCTGAGTTCATTACAAAATGACTGACAGGGGATAAGTTCCAAACTATCCATATCAAAGCAGCACCCAAGTTGAAATTCATCATTGGGTGCTGCTTTGTTTTTGTCTGTTTAAGTTTTGGCAAAATGCCCTCAGAATAGAATTCTGGTGATTTCCAATCGTTGGGTTAAAAGGGGTTAGAAAACCGGATTTGGTATAATTTAATCTCTTGACCATTGGTCTAATTTCTTAACGCATTTTTCCCGTTGCCACATTCTCGCTTACCAAAAGCCTTAATAAAATAAAAGCGCCCCCATTTAAGAGGACGCTTTTATTTACTCACAAAAGAGACGATATTTAAACTATGTCTCGAGATTGATGATTAACCGTTGATAGCAGGAGCACTGATAGCAACAGGTGCAACTTCGCCAGCAGCCAAATCGAGAGGGAAGTTGTGAGCGTTGCGCTCGTGCATGACTTCCATACCGAGGTTAGCGCGGTTGAGGATGTCTGCCCAGGTTCCGATAGCGCGACCTTGTGAGTCGATTACGGACTGGTTGAAGTTGAAACCGTTAAGGTTGAACGCCATGGTGCTGATGCCCAATGCGGTGAACCAGATGCCTACCACTGGCCATGCTGCCAAGAAGAAGTGCAATGAACGGGAGTTGTTGAAGGATGCGTATTGGAAGATCAAGCGACCGAAGTAGCCGTGTGCTGCGACGATGTTGTAGGTTTCTTCCTCTTGTCCGAACTTGTAACCGTAGTTCTGTGACTCGGTTTCGGTTGTTTCACGTACCAAGGAAGAGGTGACCAAGGAACCGTGCATTGCACTGAACAAGGAACCACCGAATACACCTGCTACACCTAACTGGTGGAAGGGGTGCATGAGGATGTTGTGCTCTGCTTGGAACACCAACATGAAGTTGAAGGTTCCACTGATTCCCAAAGGCATACCATCGGAGAAAGAACCTTGACCGATGGGGTAGATCAAGAACACTGCGGTTGCGGAAGCCAAAGGAGCAGAGTACGCTACGCAGATCCAAGGACGCATACCCAAGCGGTAGGATAATTCCCACTGACGGCCCAAGTAGCAGAAGCAACCGAGCAAGAAGTGGAAAATCACCAACTGGTATGGACCACCGTTGTAGAGCCACTCATCTAAGGAAGCTGCTTCCCAGATGGGGTAGAAGTGAAGACCAATTGCGTTAGAAGAAGGAACAACCGCACCGGAGATGATGTTGTTGCCATAGATCAAAGAACCTGCAACGGGCTCGCGGATACCATCAATGTCTACAGGAGGAGCAGCGATGAATGCGATGATGAAGCAAATGGTTGCGGAAAGCAGTGTGGGGATCATCAGTACACCGAACCAGCCGACATAAAGGCGGTTTTCGGTGGAGGTGATCCATTCACAGAACCGTTCCCATACGTTTCCGCTTTCGCGACGTTGTACAGTTGTGGTCATAATTTGTTATGAGTGCTTAAATTGCTTAACTAAATGCAACACAGGAATACTTTGATCCTGTATTATTTCGACTGTACATGAATTTACCGAATTTTTACTATTAACGTGTTATTTAATTTTTTTATATATAGAATTAATTTTACTTATGTATGGGATGGTGATGTGATTTTTCAAATACTTTGAGTGATAAAGGATATGCTTATCACTTAAATCTTATGGTGGGCATTGCCTTTCCAACTGAAAATTCACTTCGTTCTCAAACTTGGTCTGGGAACGAGAAAAGAGAGAGTCTTAAATGAGGGATGCCACTCCATTCGCGACTCTGTCTTCTTCTAAGACGGTAAGTCTGTCGAACTCACGTTTAATTAAAAATCAAAGTAAATGTAAGGTAAGCTGCCATCTGGGGCAAGCAGCCAAACTCCATACAGGCATAAAGGGACAAATACAAGCTTGAGAGGCCAGTTGAACTGTAACTTCAAAGTTTGCTTGAAAGCATAGACCACAGTCATGAGGGTAACTAAAACACCCAGCAGAACCATCAGTTGGAACTGACTGATGTTGAGGACTTCTACGTATACCTTTTGAGCAAATTGGCTATCAGCTGGATAACCGAAAAGATGCTGGAAGACGAAAGAGGAATCATTTAAATTCGGCAAGCGGAACCAAATCCATGATGTGAAAACCATCAGTTGGGTGAGCAGCCAAGCCAAAAATGTACCGAGTGGTTTGTGCCAAAAGTTTTCCAAATCCTCATTGCGATCGCTAATTGCATCTGTTAGACGGTGAACAACCAAGGCTAACCCGTGAAATAAACCCCAAACAACGAAACCTAATGCTGCTCCATGCCAAATGCCAGCAATTAACATGATAATCAGTAGATTGACACAAGTCCGATCCAAGCCCTGACGCGAACCTCCCAAAGGGAAGTACAGATAATTTCTCAGCCAGTCTCCCAAAGTCATGTGCCACCGCCGCCAAAAATCAGCAATGCTAGTACTGAAATAGGGGGATTTAAAATTTTCTGGTAAAACCAAACCAAACAGCATCGCACTACCACGGGCGATATCAACATAGCCGCTGAAATCTAAGTACAGTTGTAAGCCGTAAGCCAATGTAGCCAACCATAAATCCAAGCTACCTGCCCGAGGTAAATTACCAAAACAGACATCAACAAAAATTCCCAGGTGATCTGCTAAGATGCGTTTTTTTGCAGCACCTCTAGCAATAAGCCACAATCCTTCTGCAACCAAATCTGGGCTTGGAAAGCGGAGATTTTGAAGTTGGTTGTTTAAAGTATGAAAGCGGGTAATTGGCCCGGAAATGAGTTTTGCAAAGAAAAATTTATAAACTGTAAATTTTAGAAAATCCTTCGTAGCAGGCGCACCACGATAGACATCAACTAAATAAGCAATACATTCAAAGGTGAAAAAAGAAATTCCTAAAGGAGCAATTAATTTAAAAGAGTCAGCAGTAGAATTTGTTGTTGCAGAGTTATGAAATAAGAAATTTAAGCTAGGTTGTAAATACTTAAAGCCAAGTAGTAGCAAAACATTTAAAGCTATCCCAAACCATAAAAGATTTAAACGACGGCGGTTCCAATCCACTTGGGCAAAACGCCAATCTTCATTAGAGAGTTGCCAATCCAAATTATGTTGTCCGGGGGCTGTATTTTCACCAATTTCGCGTCCCAAACGAAAGTTAATATAAATTAATGCAAATAATAAAGGAATGTACTGAACTTGTGCGGGTAACACTGTTGTGCTGGGATTGCCTTCTCCCAAAGAAGCATAAAAGACAACACTAGCAATGAGTAAAGTCCACAATCGTAACTTTTGTTGCCCTACAGACCAATAGATTCCCAGTACACTAAGCAAAAATAGCCCGTATAAAATAGATACTAAATTCATTTTTTTGTTGGTTATTAGTTGTTAGTTGTGATTCTCCTTTGTCTCCCTTGTCCTTCACTGAGTTGGCCAAGGAATCATTGCGTCTTTGGCTAGCTTTTTCGAGACTTCATACGCGCCATAACGGTTGAGATGGCTCGGGTCAGAAAAGAAATTATTGGCTTTGGGCCAAAGTTGGCTTAAATCTCGGTAAATGAAGTTTGGGCGTTCGGCTAAGCTCAACATATAGTTTTGAAACTCTTTCTCATATTTCAATCGCATGGAGTCCAAATACTCAGCAGTCAGAGGCATATTCACAAATACTAGGGAAATGTTATGAGCCTCGGTGAATTCAAGTACCGATCGCAAAGCTGTCTCTTGTTCTCCTTGAAGTCTGAAAGATTTGTAGTCGTTGTCATAACTCCCAAGAACTTTTGGGTGTTTGCTGTAATATTTGTCAGGTTGAAAGCGGATGGACAAAGGTAAGAAGCCATCAAAATCAACTGCTTGCTGTAAATTCTCTTCCGTAGATTCCCCCCGTTCAAAATTAGTGCTATTTGATACTGTATTGGGGTTTAATACTGCTAAAGAGTTGAGTTGTTGGCTTAAGAGTTGTTTGAGCCGATCTCGTTTTTGATAGCTCGCAGAGAAATTGCCCATTCCTTGATTGAGCCACTCATCAACAGCTTTGTAGCCAAGACTACTGTCTTTTTTAACTACCTTTGTTGTTTCTTGCAGCTCGGTCATTTTATTGTCACCATTCTTGGTATGTGCTTTTTCTAACACTTGCTGGTAACCGGGGGATGCTGCAATTGTGTTAAAAGTTATATCTTCCCGACCGCTGTTAAAAGCACGGGAACCATCAGCCCAAAGAATCAGCTTTGGCAGTTGCGATCGCTCGAGAACTTGACGAAGGATAAAATCAACAACTTGTGCCGTAGCACCATTAATCCCAAAATTGAACACATCAACGCCCGAGTAACCTTCGTTCTTTAAAGCTCGAGAAAGAGCTTCTGGATCTATCCCCCTAAGAGCACGGGAAGAGCCAATAATCAACACATCAGGTGGGCTACCTCTTTTTTGCAAACGATGTTTGTAAAGTACGAGTTGTTCGTCCAACTGACGGGCATTAAAACTGGGCATTTGCGAGCGTGCTGCCAAAAGAATAGCAGTTGCATTTGCCCTTTGTTTGATAGGTGTATTTTCTGGGCTTGTGTCTTGGTCATCGTTATTCGGTTGAATAAAGCCCGACGAATTAAAACCGTCATTTTTACGCGAAGGCTTTTCTTTAGAAGTGTTGGTAAAAAAAATTGAACTCTCACCCTGCTCGTTACCACTGTTCTTGGAAACCTTAGATCTAGCAGGTGCAACACTTGCAACTGTCGGGGTTGGTTGTATGTTGCGAGCAATAATTCTACCCAATACCCAATCAGATTGTAATGTCAGAATTAAGCCAAGTGCTCCCCAAACTAAAGCCACCCGGATTCCTTGGGAATCGATTGATTCTTCTGAAAACTGGTCTTTGTCAGCAAATAAATGTGTTTTAATGAGGAACTTTCTGACAGAAGTACTCCAGTCGCGTGCGACTTCTGCAACAAAAGTGTGAACTTCCTCTGGTGTTAAATCGGGGCGCAGAACTGGTTCGCTATCTGTAGCCGGAAGCAGTTCGCCAATATACGCCGAAGTCGCAGCAAATTCTGGAGTTGCTTCCGGTACTAGGCGTTGGCGTTCCTCAAAATCAACACCATAGTTCCAGAAAGGTTCCTTGTTGCCAGCCCGACGACCGTAAATCCGTATTCCTACAAGATCGGGAATTTTTAGCTGACGCACAAATTGAGCAATTTTACTTGCGACTTGTTTGCGTGCGGGACAAACGGGAGCATCGCACATAACGTGTAACAAATCTTCTTTACGCCGCAGGAGTACCCGGAGACCACCCGTTTTAAGACGCAAATCTAAGTTAGGATTTAGCAGACGCTCGAGTAAGAAGATAAGCGCGGGTTCATCTCCTGCAGTTGCCAACTCTAAAGCTGATGCTGCAAAATTTGGATTCTCATTAGCGGGTAAAGTAGACCAATCGACCCAAACAGGTTTGTTATCTGCGGCTGTTTTGCGTCCGTATATAGCAGCCGCCACAATACCTTGAGGGGCTATTTCTTGCAAAAGAGGTTTGATTTTTTCCAAGCACAATGCCTGTTCTGGTATGGCAGCAGTGCCTAACGGGTCGAAAGCTGGGGTGCAGAAAATATGCAACGTCGTTTCTTTGAGAGTAGCTTTTACAGCAACTTTTAACTCTGCCAAAATCTCATTGAGCAGCATCGAAATTGCCTGTATATCCCCCCAACGCGCCCATTCTCGCAGCATCACCTCTGATGGGGTTAAATCTACCCGTAACAGCCAATCTAAGGCAGGTTCACCACTAACTCGCGAGGCAATCACAGCATCTTTGTAGCCAGAAAGCTTTAGATGCCTTAATTTCTGGGCTATTGGTTCGCCAATTAAAGAGGGATCGGGGCTGTAACTCGACTCGCAGAATATCCACAAGCGGCTTTCTTTCTGCTCGGTTTGTCCCGTTACCTTCTGCTCAATTACCTTAACCTCTACGGACACCCCAAAAGCACTCATGGTTTCACTCAGGTAACGCGCAATGGCATCTGGATGTCCTTGGCGTGCCAAACTTTCGTTAGAAACAATCAGCGCTCCACCTAGATTGAATGCTGGTGTTTTAAGACCGCATTTTTCAGCGTCTTGTAACAGCGATTGATGCACCTGTTCGAGATGCCGGTCCAATTGGTTGAGATGTACCCTGTGACACCATTCGGGTTTTTTTTCCCCTTTTCTACGCCCGTAGACGAGAACTTGGTAAATAGCGGGTTGCTCTGCACTTGTCAGGACGTCCAAATCTGTTTGCTGTAGTGCTGTTAGCAAGTCAGACAGAGTTTGCCACTTTTGAGGGCATTCTGGACCTTCACAGAGAATGTGCAGGTCATTTCCTCGCAATCGGATTTTTACCCCGAAAGTGCTAATCCCTGTTGCTTGGCTAACCCATTGCAATAAGGATTGCTGGCTAACTGGTAAGAGTTTTTTCATCTAAAAACCTCCGGGAGCGGAGAAACCATGTGTCTTTAAATCGCTTTGGTCGCTTGTTTCTGATAAACTGGCCACTGATTTAGTACCCAAGTCCCAATTTTTAATTGCGAATCCCTTGTAAACTAGAACCATAGAAGCACAATATGTAACTTTTTTTAACACTTCTGTTACCTTCTTTTCTTAGAAAATCGGCAAAGATAGTCTTGTCAGGTTAGGGCAGATGAGCCACTGTGGTGGTGAGGCAACGCGATCTTGAGGGTTTCCCCCATGAGCGATTGCCCTGTATGGTTCCACAGGCTACAGTAAGTGGTGGCAGAAAGGAAAAATTCCATTTCGGAAGAAAAACGATATCTTTGGGGTTTGCTTGTTCAATCGTCCTTTTACCACGCTAGTTACTTTAATGGAGGTTCCCTCCGCAACGCACTAGATCCTCTGCCCCCGTACTTCTGCCTTCTTTATATTGATTTTTTCGTTTCATTGCTTTTATCCTCTTTACAGGAAGAAATACCAATGCCACCCATAACTTCTAAACCTTCTGAAACTGGATTAGACTTATTTTTGTTTACCATCCCTCAGTATGCCCTCTTACAAGTTGGTACAGCGTCTATACTACTGCTGTTACTAGCTTCAAAAACCACCGTAGAAACCCTGTATGCGATCGCTGAAGCTAGTGAAGAATTGTTTCGAGGCGATCGCCTTCCCATTCTTAACTTTCCAGAGGTGAACGACACAAACAAAAGTTAAAAAATATACATTTTTTGTAAAAAATTCTGTGGCAAACTCCATGACTATAAATGACCAAATTCGATAAATATTAGAGATATTATTTTCCTTAACCCACTAAAGGTATGAGTTTCCTTTTATACTCTTATTCGTCTCAGGATGTGAATATCTACCCCGCCTCTGAAATGTTTCTACGCCATCGCCTCCAAATTGTAGAGGAGTTGTGGGAGTCGGTTCTCAGACAAGAATGCGGTCAAAAGATGGTGGACTTATTACGACAGCTACGAGATTTGTGTTCTCCAGAAGGACAAGCAATAGATAACCAAGCCTCCTCTGTATCTAAGTTAATCGAGCAACTCAATATCAATGAAGCAATTCGGGCGGCTCGTGCCTTTGCGTTGTATTTTCAGCTGATTAATATCATAGAGCAGGATTACGAACAAAGACAGCAACTCAGTCGCTATGAGGTAGCCACAGAAACAAAAACTCAGGAAACTCTACCAAATTTTATTTATTCCTCAAATCAAGAAGAAGCTGAAGCACCATTGAACAGTGGATTGGGAGCAGACCTCCTTACAAAAAGCTGGCAGGCAACTTCCCAAGGAAAACAGAAAGGCACTTTTACAACTTTGTTTCCCCAGCTATTTCAGCTCAATGTACCGCCGCAGCAAATTCAACGTCTGATAGCACAGTTAGATGTGCAGTTAGTGTTTACGGCTCATCCAACAGAAATAGTTCGTCATACAATTCGCGACAAACAACGCCGAGTTGTACAGCTTTTACAACAACTTGATACCGTAGAAAAGCGCTCTTTTAACGAGCAGCACATAGCCGGGAATCCCCCAGGGACTTCCTTCGGTCAAGATGCTCCAAAACTATGCTTGAAGGCGGGCGGATATCCTTGGGAAGTAGAGGAATTACAAGCCCAATTGCTTGAGGAAATTCGCTTGTGGTGGCGAACCGACGAACTTCATCAGTTTAAACCCTCGGTGCTAGATGAAGTAGACTATGCCTTGCATTACTTCCAAGAAGTCATTTTTGACGCAATTCCCCACCTATACAAGCGGTTTAAATACGCTTTGGCTAATACATTTCCATGGTTAGAACCACCAAACAGAAACTTTTGTCGCTTTGGCTCTTGGGTGGGAGGCGATCGCGATGGAAATCCTTCGGTGACGCCGGAAATAACTTGGCAAACAGCTTGTTACCAAAGAAATATCGTTTTAGAAAGATATATCAAATCCATCAAGCAGTTG
It encodes the following:
- a CDS encoding glycosyltransferase family 2 protein, translating into MKFSVVITTYNRLTLLQRAINSVLNQTFPCELVVADDCSLDGTQDYMKSLSAELSCHDNLPRLVYHRNEVNQGHAATVNAGVKASSGDWIKFLDDDDYLSPNCLEEMVRAIALRKSAVICSCIAAQVDINGVEKSRTPVVGPGLAYYVPQTDIHYGMLLELIPFGTPVQVACNREAFLQTGGWDVKLTSCDDIDSWIRIAQHGDAIFLNQCLAYRTVWTGGYDQKISLKVRLDTNILMKEKIHALVDEKYRQDILPLQDIKSYLKLHWTIVALKSRNLNSFINIFDPCILSYHAWRLLLDALLVRRLKKYNSSIRKLVLIKI
- the rplS gene encoding 50S ribosomal protein L19 translates to MNAQQIIRSIEAEQLKSNLPQIFVGDTVRVGVKIKEGDKYRVQPYEGVVISIRNGGINETITVRRVFQGVGVERVFLVHSPRIDNIKVLRRGKVRRAKLYYLRNRVGKATRIKQRFDRPL
- the secE gene encoding preprotein translocase subunit SecE, producing MAKKNEAEIAETTNSLGLPSFFQGLKEEFDKVVWPSRQQLVSESAAVLLMMALSASLIFLVDKFFTWAAQQVF
- the nusG gene encoding transcription termination/antitermination protein NusG; the protein is MTYATDGERDATLQSDDTADSALGASKEARWYAVQVASGCEKRVKTNLEQRIQTFDVADKIVQVEIPHTPAVKIRKDGSRQHTEEKVFPGYVLVRMLMDDDTWQVVRNTSHVINFVGAEQKRGSGKGRGHVKPVPLSHTEVERIFKQTSEQEAVVKIDMAAGDKIKVLSGPFKDFEGEVIEVSPERSKLKALLSIFGRDTPVELEFNQVEKQS
- the rplK gene encoding 50S ribosomal protein L11, with product MAKKVVAVIKLALNAGKANPAPPVGPALGQHGVNIMMFCKEYNAKTAEQVGTVIPVEISVYEDRSFTFVLKTPPASVLITKAAKIERGSSEPNKKKVGSITKEQLRQIAQTKLPDLNANDIDAAMKIIEGTAKNMGVTVKD
- the rplA gene encoding 50S ribosomal protein L1, translating into MAKKVSRRLQALLEKVEDKDYQPLDALALLKETATAKFSEAAEAHIRLGIDPKYTDQQLRTTVVLPKGTGQTVRVAVIARGEKVTEASNAGADVVGSEELIDEIQKGRMDFDKLIATPDIMPQVAKLGKLLGPRGLMPSPKGGTVTFDIASAIGEFKAGKLEFRADRTGIVHVMFGKASFTPEDLLVNLKALQETIDRNRPSGAKGRYWRTMYVSATMGPSIKVDVNALRDLKQAEGV
- the rplJ gene encoding 50S ribosomal protein L10, yielding MPRSIEDKHAIVADLKETLSESQLAIVIDYQGLTVSEITDLRRRLRPAGTVCKVTKNTLMGIAIKDQEKWQPLEELLKGSSAFLLVKEDFSAAIKAYQDFQKATKKTEVRGGVMEGRLLKEPDIKALGDLPSKEQLMAQIAGAINGLATKIAVGINEVPGSLARALQAVADKEKGDGETESAS
- the rplL gene encoding 50S ribosomal protein L7/L12, producing the protein MSAVTDEILEKLKSLTLLEASELVKQIEEAFGVSAAAPAGGMMMMAAPGTGAATAEAVEEKTEFDVILEAVPADKKIAVLKVVRELTGLGLKEAKDLVESAPKPVKEAIAKDAAEAAKKQIEEAGGKVTVK